A region of the Pseudomonas anguilliseptica genome:
AGTAGCCCGGCGCCAGGCCGATACTTTCCATCCACTGGCCTACACCTTCCAGACCGTAACCGCCAAACCAGCCAAACAGCTTCTGCGCACCGTGGGCGGCAAAGGTAATGCCGGCGATGATCCGCAGCACGGTAAGGCCATAGCCAGCTTGAGTTGCAACAACAGATTTGATCAGAGCGTTCATATGCAGCAGTCCTTGTAGTGGGGAGTTGATGGAACGAAGATTAAACCAATTAACCAATATTTAAAGCGGATAAAATCGCTTTAAAGTATCGAATAAATTAATAGATCAACATTCTCAACCTACGCGCTAGGGCTCCAGCAGATAGCGCTCGCGGTCATAAGCAAGGTAGTACTTATTCACACTATTCACATAGCTGACCACGCCCATGCCCATCTGCTCCATCGCCACCCGCTCAACCTGAAAGAACCACTGGTTGGGGTTCAAGCCACGCCGACGCGCTTCTGCCCGCAAGCTCTGCACTCGTTGCGGGCCCATGTTGTAACCGGCCAGAATAAAGGCCATGCGCTCACGCTCGTTGAGCTGTGGGCTGTTGAAGTAGTTGCGACGAATCATCGCCAGGTACTTGGCGCTGGCCTGCACATTGTTATCCAGCACGCCGATATTGCTCACGCCAACGCTGCGCGCCGCCGCCGGGGTGATCTGCATCAGTCCGGTCGCGCCACCGGCCCCGCGCGCGGCGGGGTTAAGAGTGGATTCCTTGAAGGCCACGGCAGCCAGCGCCAGCCAATCGAAATCATGCTGAGTCGCATAGCGCTGCAGTACCGGGCGGACTTTTTCCAGCCGCTGACGCTCGGTACGGCCCAGCGGGTAATGCACCTTGTACAGGCGCCGGTAGACGCGTTGGAACGCCGCGTCCTGATCTGCCGGGTCACGATATCCCTTGAGGAAGCGGTCGATGCTCGCGCCAAGCATGGGGGTGTCGCGGCGCACATACCAGCGCATATCACCGTCGCTGGCCAATTGCAGATGACGGTCCAGGCGCAGCTTGGGCATCACCTTGGCCCAACGCTCGGCAATCGGTTGCTCGACCGCCGTGACGCTGAAGATACCGGCCTGAACCATTTCCAGCACATCCTCGACCGCCAGGCTCGGGTCGACCCACTCGACGACAATTGGTGAGCGTTTGCTGTCGATCAGCCGCTGATTGAGCGCCCGCACCGCCTCCCCCGCCACACTGCCTGCTGGCAACGCCAAACTGCGCCCCGACAGTTGTTCGAGGTTCTGGTAACGACGGTTACCCTGTTTGGCGACGATGATCAGCGGCACGTTGTTGCGGATCGCTGCACTGGCGCTGAGTTTGCTGCCACGCGGCATACTCAGCAGCTCACCGGGGGCAACCAGGTCACCCTCGCCGCGCTGCAAGGCGGCCAGCAGCTGATCCTTGGCACGCGGGATGATCTTCAGTTTGAGCGTGCGGCCATCACGCGCGTTGCGATTAAGGTACTGCTCGAAAGCGCGCACGCGCTGATATTCGACGCCAATGCTCTGGCCTCTGACCTCACCCGAGCTGTTGCGACTCTGGTTGACCAGCACGCGCAATTCACCACTGCTGCGAATGCTTGCCAGGTCACGGGCTGCCTTGGGTTGCTCGACTTCCAGTGGGCCAGCCACGCGCGCTACCGCTGTGCAGGACAGCAGCAATAGGCAGCAGGTGAGCAGCACTCGCGACATCAAGGCTCCAGGGCAGAATCGTCCGACAGATCAGCACCGCCACCCGGCGAAACAGGCTGCAGACAAGGCAACTGATCCCTCGCGCGGGGCGCGGAGGTTCGCACAGCCCGCCTCCGGACGCCAGCCAGCAATCATATGCAACATCATGTATAGGCTTTAACTGGCTGTATTTATTGACTTTTAATCTATTAAAAAAGCTCTGTTATGCTGCCCAATCAATTCAGCAGGTAGCACCATGCAACTCATCGACATCGGCGTCAATCTGACTCATCCAAGCTTTGCCGAACAACGCGAAGCACTCCTCGCTCGCGCCTATGCGGCAGGCGTCCAGCACATGTTGCTGACCGGCACCAGCCTGACGGAAAGCCAGCACGCCCTGGAACTGTGCCGGCAGTTGGATGACAGCGCAGAACATTTGTTCAGTACCGCCGGTATCCACCCCCACGATGCCAGCAACTGGAACAGCGACAGCCATGCGCAGCTCAAGGCCTTGCTGGCCGATCCCAGGGTGCGCGCGGTGGGCGAATGCGGGCTTGACTTCAATCGCGATTTTTCACCACGGCCACAACAGGAGCAGGTGCTGGAGCAACAACTGGCCCTGGCGGTAGAACTGCAACTGCCGGTGTTTCTACATGAACGCGATGCCGACGAGCGGCTGCTGGCCATCCTGCGGCATTTCCGCGACCAGTTGCCGGCGGCCGTGGTGCACTGCTTTACCGGGGAGAAGCGTGCGTTGTTCAACTACCTGGACATGGACCTGCACATCGGCATCACCGGCTGGATCTGCGACGAGCGCCGCGGCAGCCATCTGCACCCACTGGTCAAGGAAATACCCCGTGGCCGCCTGATGCTGGAAAGTGATGCCCCCTTCCTGCTGCCGCGCAGCCTGCGGCCGAAACCGAAGAGCGGCCGTAACGAGCCCGCCTTTCTGGTTGAAGTGTTGCGTGAAGTGGCGCTGCATCGTGGTGAAACCGAGCAGATGGTGGCGATCCATACCAGTGCAGCAGCGCAGGCCTTCTTCAAACTACCCGCGTTCAAGGGTGTCGCCAGCTAATCGTCCAGTAGCGCGATGCCGGCTGGCTTGTTGATAAGGATCAATAGATCCACTGTGAGGCTGAGCGACACTACTGGCACTTTGCCAAGCCTTCACCTCACACAGAGACACCTGCATGGGCCATTGGATCAGCGACCTTTCCCTGAAGTACAAATTCTGGGCCGTAAATGCCGTGGCCTTCTTTACCACGCTGCTATTGGTGCTCTACGCGCTGCATCTGGAGCAGCAGGTGCATCACGCCGCCGCCAAGCAGGCCGCGCAGCAGCAAGCCCGACTGTTAAACCAATGGCCACAGGAGCAGTCCCTGCCAAGCGCGAGCAACCTGTTGAGTTTTGCCACGGGCCAGGCTCCGCGCCTACCGGATAATCAGGGCAGCGCCCTGGCCAACGCACTCGGCTGGGTCGATTTAAATGGCAGCGCGGGGCTGATCGGCGTCGAAGTCATCGTCCACGAAGACGGTCAGCGCCTGGCCATCACCGCCTCGGCGCCAAGTCTGCCCGAGGTGTTTTTCGACCGTGCTCCTAGTTACGCCCTGGTCGTCGCGCTATTGATGCTGCTGTTGCTGGCGGCCTCGCAGTTACTGATTCGCTTTCTGCTCAGCCACCTCAACACCCTCAAGGATGTGATGCTGCAGGTGGAAAAAAGCGGTGACCTCCGCGCCCGCGTACCACTCGACAGCAAGGATGAAGTGGGCCAGATGGCTAGCGCCTTCAATGCCATGCAGGCCGGTTACCAGCGCGTAGTTGGCATCGTCGCCCAGTCAGCCGCGCAACTGGATGAAGGCGCAGAGCGCTTGGCCGGCAATATGCGCGATGTACGCCAGGGCATGCTCGAACAACAGAGCGAAACCGAGCAGGCGGCCACGGCGATCAATGAGATGTCCGCCACCGTGCACCATATTGCCGAGCACACGGCCGACACCCGCGACCAGTCACAAAACGCCGAGCACCTGGCGCGCAGCGGTCAACAGGCGGTCAACCGGGTGAGCCTGTCGATTTCCGGGCTGTCCAGCGGCGTGCAGCAGACCGCACAGATGATCGAGCAGCTGGCGATCGACAGCAAGAAGATCGGTGGCGTGGTCAGTGAAATTCACGGCATAGCCGAGCAGACCAACCTGCTCGCTCTGAACGCTGCCATCGAAGCTGCCCGCGCCGGCGAAATGGGCCGTGGCTTTGCCGTGGTCGCCGATGAAGTGCGCAACCTGGCCAAACGCGTGCAGGACTCCACCGACGTGATCACCCAGATGATCAACACCCTGCAAAGCGGCACCCGCGATGCCGTGGACTTTATGCAGGACAGCTCGATCAAGGCCGATGAATGCGTCAAACAGGCCGGTGAGGCCGGTCAGGCGCTGGTCGCCATCACCGAGTCCGTGGCGCATATGCGTGAAAGCAATACGCAGATCGCCGTGGCAGCGGAACAGCAGAGCCAAGTGGCCGAAGAGATGAACCGCGCGGTGATGCGCATCCGCGATGTCACCGAGCAGACCGTCGGCCAGACTGGTCAGTCGGCGACAACCAGTGCCGACCTGGCCAGCCTCGCCGGCGAGCTGAACAAGGCGATTCGCCAGCTCAAGTTATAGAGCCGGCGCAACAGGCTTATTAATCGAACACGACGACTGTCTGCCGGCTGATCGCCAGCAGCTCACCGGCTGGCGACCAGAGTGCGGCGGCGACGTGGCCATAACCATCGCGGGCATGTTCGATCTGCGCACGATACAGGCACCAATCAAGGGTACTCAGTTCGCTCATCGGCTGGACAAACTCGATGGTCCAGGTCAGCGAGCTGCCAGGAGCCGGCGTGCTGAGGTGTGGCAACACCGCAGGCGGCCAAGCGTCGACCAGAGCCAGCAGATGGGCCTCATTCGCCGGTTCGGCACTGCCTTGATCACGCAAGCGTACCCACCCCCCCATGTCGCGCGACGGAATATTGGTAAATGGCATGCCACCAAACGCCCAGCGCATGGCCAGAAAACGCGTGAACTCTGGGGTGACATTGGGGATATATGGCAGCTCCTGGCACTCCTCCACCGCCTTGGCTTGCGGCGCGGGATCGGCCTGCACGGCGATGCGCGACTCACGCCCGGCGCCGAAGCTGCCCTGCACTAGGGTCACCACCTGACCATCCTGTGTCGCCCGCCCCAGCACCTGGCTGACAGCCTTGCCTTCGCGCAGCACTTCCACTTCAAAGCGTACTGGCACATCAGGCGCGGCTGGACCAACAAAGGTAATCGCCAGTGAACGCGGCGGTCGTCCGCTCGGCACCTGAGCGCGCATGGCCTCGTATACCAGCGCCGCCACCAGGCCACCAAAACTGGCGCGACCCTGCCCCCACTGCGCGGGAATCGACACCGACTGAGGGTTGTCGCGCACCGCCTGGAGTAATTCGGAAAAGCCCATAACCACCTCGAACACTGAAGATGCCGGTGATCTTAGGGCAAAGGTGAGCACAGATGACACGACATTTCGGTCAAACAAGCCGAAGGTATAACGACTTTTCCGCCAACTCAGCTGCTGGTGCGAACAAACCCTGCGGTCAATCCCTCTAAGGCCAGATCAGCCTGCTGCTCGGCACTCAGCATTGCCTCACGCCAAGCAGGCACACAGGGCTGCAGATCCACTTCCACCTCAGCGCGCTGCAGCCACTGCCAGTGGTCGTGCCAATCACCCAGCGCTGACTGCACCTGTTTCAGCTGCATGCGCATACACCCGGACAAATCGGCCAACTGCGGATAGGCCTCAGCGGCATAACGCAGACGTTTGACCAGCAAACGCAGGCGATGACGGTCATGGGCGGGGTCAAGCAGTGCCTGCGCCAGCCGCTTGCGATCCTTGCGCAGGCGTTGCCTGATCAGTTTGTCCAGACCACGCAGTTGCCCGTTGCTGGCAGCCTGGCGCCACTGCTGCGGCCAGTCATCCAATGCATTGAGCAAATGGGCCAACGGTGGGCTGTCCAACAGCTGCAGGTAGCCTTGCTGTAACAGAGGCAAGCGGGATTGTGCGGCGCTATCGAACCCTTGCTGTTGCAGATAGCCCTGCAGCACTTCACGGTCGCGTAGTGGACCGGTCAGGCGACCCAGCTCGGCCGCCCGCTGCTGCAAAGCCTCACAGACCGCGACAGAAGATAACGGCCGCAGCAGGCTGCGCAATTGGCGCAAGGCAATACGCAGATCGTGCAGGGCCTCGTCATCGGTGGCCACCCGCAGCCGTTCACGGCAGGCAAACAAGCGCATATGAATGCGCAGTACGTGTCGTGGCACTTCATCAATCAAGCCTTGCACTGCATCACTCCTGTGAAATCGCCCCCAGCTTATGCGCTTGATGATTAGCCACAAGTGGCCAATGGTCGCGGTACTACGGCTCCAGACGAGTAAACCGCCAAGGCAGCGCGCGTCTGAGAGTCTTCAGGTGCAGGCGCAGCTGCACGGTAGAAGGTTCTTGCCCGGCATAACGCTGCGCCTCGAAGGCCGCCGCAAAATTGCTAATCGCTTGCGCCTGAGCTGGCAGCTGCTGGGATGCCCGCACGGCATAGTCACGCGGCCCTTCGCCGGATCTACGTGGCACGCCATGGCGCGCCAGCAGACCCTCAAAGCGGCGAAACAGCCGCTGTTGCACATCACGTTCACGCTGCCAGGGTTTGAACAGCCAGAGTGATAGCAAACCAAGCAGCAGCGCCCCGCCACCGACCAAACCGATCACCAGCGCCTGGGCATCCACCCGCCCCAGCCAACGCTGAAGAAACTCCAGTTGCTGCTGACTCTGGTAGCCCAACACCCAGCGCTGCCAACCGTAATTGATATTGTCCCAGGCTAGGCGCAACTCATTCAGCCAACTAAGGTTGCGGTAGCGCAGCGGGGAGAAAGGCGAATCTTCGAGAAAACTCTGCTCACCTGCCAGGGCCTCCTCCAGGCCCATTTCAACCCGCTCAGGTGCCACCTGGAAGGTCGGATCGACACTGACCCAACCCCGTCCCTCCTGCCAGTACTCAACCCAGGCATGAGCATCAAACTGGCGCACCTGCACATAGTTACCCGCCGGGTTGTATTCGCCGCCCTGATAACCGGCCACGACCCGCGCCGGAATGCCCGCCGCGCGCAGCACATAGGTCATGGCCCCGGCGTAATGCGCGCAGAAGCCGCTGCGGGTTTCAAACAGGAAATCATCGACATTGTTCTGCCCCAGCACCGGCGGGCGCAGGGTGTAGGCAAAGGGCTCGCGGTTGAAATGACTAAGCAGCGCCTGCACCAGCTGTTCGGGCTGCGCATACTCACGCTTGAGCTGTTCAGCCCAGGCGCGGCTGCGCGGCTCGCCCTGATCCGGCAACTGCAAGGCGCGACGCAAGGTTTCCCGAGGCGGTTGCGGCTCGCGTAGCGCCTGCGGCCAGGAGGTGGCCTGATAGATCAGCGAGCGGTCCACTGGCTGACGCCGCTGCAGACGGAAATCGCTCATCTGCCGGGTCTGTTCCAACGTGGTCTCCGCCACATCCAGAGCAAACAGCCAGCGCTGTGAACTCGGCTGCATAACGATGCTGTAACTCAGCGCCTCGCCGCGCTTCTGCCACTGTGCGCCGGGGCCAAACTCGGCGTAATTGGATTGCGACCAGCGCCGCCCATCGAAGCGATCCAGGGTCAGCGCGCGCCAGTACAACTCACTGCGCGGCGGTGTTTCACCGTTGAAACTGGCACGAAACGCCAGCGCTGCAGAACGGCTAAGGTCGGCGATATCCGCCGGGACCATGCTGTCCGACAGGCCGGTAGTAGCCTTGTCATTCGGCACTGGTAACGACCACAGCGGGCCCATGCGCGGGAAAAAGACAAACAGCAGCAACATCACCGGCAACGCCTGCAGCAGCAGCCCGCCGGCCAGGCGTGCGGTCGGCCAGGGTTGCGCGGCCAGGCTGCTCTGCTGCAGGCCAATCAGGGCTGCGAGCAAGGCGGTGACCGGGAGCAGGCTGTAGAAGGCCATCAGCATGCTGTCATCGAACAGGTAGGCGGTAACCACTACAAAGAAGCCGAGAAAGATCAGCACCAGTGCATCACGTCGCGTGCGCATCTCCAGCAGCTTCAGTACAAAAGCGGCGACCAGCAGCACCACTCCGGCATCCAGGCCAATCAGGCTGCCACGGGAGAGAAACACCCCAAGCGCTGCGGCCAACATCAGACCGCCCTTGGCCCAGGCATTAGGGTAACGCGCGCGCATGCGGAAAATCTGGATGCGCCAGGCTGCGCTACCCAGCCACAGGCCGATAATCCACAGCGGTAAGTGCGTCAGATGAGGAATGATCACCAGTACCTGCGCCACCAGCAGCCAGGTCAGGCTGATCCGCGGAATCGCGGTAACCCGACTCATGGCGCACGCCCGAACAGCGCCAGGGCGCGCAGGCAGGCATCACGGTGCAGCTCGCCACTGTCGGCGCCCAGCACCTGACCCGGCAGGCTCAGAGCAAACGGCTGCTGCCGTTCGGACAGCTGCAACACCCAATGGCAGAGCAGCGACAGGCGAGCCTCCACATCGCCGGCCAATGTCTCGAAATCCAGATACAGATCACGCCCAGTGATTGAGGCGAAATCCTTGACCAGCAGGCCTTGGCCACGGGAATAGGCTTTCCAGTGCAGACGTCGCTTGGAGTCGCCTGGCTGGTAGGTCTTCAGCCCCTGATAATCATCCACGCCCTGACCATGGGGCCGACTGCCCTCTTCGTCCTGATCCTCACTGGCACCAGCGGACAACGGCAGATCACCCGGCAATGGCCGTGGGTAGACCAGCACCTGCTGATCCAGATCGACCCAGCTCCAAGCCACCAGAATTCCCAGGGGGAAACGGCTCTCAACCCGCAGACGACCGGGCCGCAGCCAGCCGCGCTGCAGCGCCGGCAGGTTTAGCTGACATTCGCTCACGCCCTGCGGCAGCACATCCAGAGTCTGCAAATCAGCCGGAGGCCAACCCAGGCTGACGGCCTGATGAGATCGCTGACTGCTTTCCAGGCGCACGCGAAAACCGGCGGGTTCGCCAACAAATACCGCCGGCGCAGTACCGGCTTTGAGGATCAAGCCAGCCAGGTTGCGGTAGGTGTGCAGAATGGCCACGACGAACACCGAGGCCAGCAGGAAGGTCAGGCCATAGGCCAGGCTGTTCTGGTAGTTGATCGCCGCCAGTAGCATCAACAGCAGCGCCAGCATAAAAGCCGCGCCGACCCGGCTGGGGATGATAAAGATCCGCCGCTGGTTCAGGCGCACGCTGGCCGCAGCCGGAATGCGCCGCGCCAGCCAGCGGTTCCAGCGCGGTCTGAGCTGGGCGATCAAAGCGCCGGCACCTCACGCAACAACCACTGCACCAGGCTGCCGGCGCCATGCCCTGCCGGGTCGGCGCGCTCACGCAGGCGATGACCGACCACCGAAGGCAGTACGGCCTGTACGTCCTCGGGAATCACGTAGTCACGCCCGGCGAGGAAAGCCCAGGCTCGTGCCGCTGCCAGCAGGGCCAGGCTAGCCCGTGGTGACAGGCCCCAGGCGAACTGCGGCTGGGTGCGCGTGGCATCGACCAGGCGCAGCACATAGTCGATCAGTGCATCGCTGGCGCGCACCTTCGGTACTTCGGCCTGCAGCAGGGCCAGTTCAGCATGATCCAGCAGTGCTGGCAGGGTGGGCAGTACGGAGCGCCGCGAGTCGCCCAGCAGCAAGGCCTTTTCCGCAGCCTTGCCGGGATAGCCGAGCGATAGACGCATCAGAAAACGGTCCAGTTGCGACTCGGGCAAGGCGAAAGTGCCGCCCTGACTGACCGGGTTCTGCGTGGCAATTACAAAGAAGGGTTCAGGCAGCGGCCGGGTCGCGCCTTCGATGGTCACCTGGCCCTCCTCCATGGCTTCAAGCAGCGCACTCTGGCTTTTCGGCGTGGCGCGGTTGATCTCATCGGCGAGCACCAGCTCGGCGAAGATTGGCCCC
Encoded here:
- a CDS encoding transglycosylase SLT domain-containing protein, which translates into the protein MSRVLLTCCLLLLSCTAVARVAGPLEVEQPKAARDLASIRSSGELRVLVNQSRNSSGEVRGQSIGVEYQRVRAFEQYLNRNARDGRTLKLKIIPRAKDQLLAALQRGEGDLVAPGELLSMPRGSKLSASAAIRNNVPLIIVAKQGNRRYQNLEQLSGRSLALPAGSVAGEAVRALNQRLIDSKRSPIVVEWVDPSLAVEDVLEMVQAGIFSVTAVEQPIAERWAKVMPKLRLDRHLQLASDGDMRWYVRRDTPMLGASIDRFLKGYRDPADQDAAFQRVYRRLYKVHYPLGRTERQRLEKVRPVLQRYATQHDFDWLALAAVAFKESTLNPAARGAGGATGLMQITPAAARSVGVSNIGVLDNNVQASAKYLAMIRRNYFNSPQLNERERMAFILAGYNMGPQRVQSLRAEARRRGLNPNQWFFQVERVAMEQMGMGVVSYVNSVNKYYLAYDRERYLLEP
- a CDS encoding TatD family hydrolase, which produces MQLIDIGVNLTHPSFAEQREALLARAYAAGVQHMLLTGTSLTESQHALELCRQLDDSAEHLFSTAGIHPHDASNWNSDSHAQLKALLADPRVRAVGECGLDFNRDFSPRPQQEQVLEQQLALAVELQLPVFLHERDADERLLAILRHFRDQLPAAVVHCFTGEKRALFNYLDMDLHIGITGWICDERRGSHLHPLVKEIPRGRLMLESDAPFLLPRSLRPKPKSGRNEPAFLVEVLREVALHRGETEQMVAIHTSAAAQAFFKLPAFKGVAS
- a CDS encoding methyl-accepting chemotaxis protein — translated: MLEQQSETEQAATAINEMSATVHHIAEHTADTRDQSQNAEHLARSGQQAVNRVSLSISGLSSGVQQTAQMIEQLAIDSKKIGGVVSEIHGIAEQTNLLALNAAIEAARAGEMGRGFAVVADEVRNLAKRVQDSTDVITQMINTLQSGTRDAVDFMQDSSIKADECVKQAGEAGQALVAITESVAHMRESNTQIAVAAEQQSQVAEEMNRAVMRIRDVTEQTVGQTGQSATTSADLASLAGELNKAIRQLKL
- a CDS encoding acyl-CoA thioesterase, encoding MGFSELLQAVRDNPQSVSIPAQWGQGRASFGGLVAALVYEAMRAQVPSGRPPRSLAITFVGPAAPDVPVRFEVEVLREGKAVSQVLGRATQDGQVVTLVQGSFGAGRESRIAVQADPAPQAKAVEECQELPYIPNVTPEFTRFLAMRWAFGGMPFTNIPSRDMGGWVRLRDQGSAEPANEAHLLALVDAWPPAVLPHLSTPAPGSSLTWTIEFVQPMSELSTLDWCLYRAQIEHARDGYGHVAAALWSPAGELLAISRQTVVVFD
- a CDS encoding CHAD domain-containing protein, with the protein product MQGLIDEVPRHVLRIHMRLFACRERLRVATDDEALHDLRIALRQLRSLLRPLSSVAVCEALQQRAAELGRLTGPLRDREVLQGYLQQQGFDSAAQSRLPLLQQGYLQLLDSPPLAHLLNALDDWPQQWRQAASNGQLRGLDKLIRQRLRKDRKRLAQALLDPAHDRHRLRLLVKRLRYAAEAYPQLADLSGCMRMQLKQVQSALGDWHDHWQWLQRAEVEVDLQPCVPAWREAMLSAEQQADLALEGLTAGFVRTSS
- a CDS encoding transglutaminase TgpA family protein → MSRVTAIPRISLTWLLVAQVLVIIPHLTHLPLWIIGLWLGSAAWRIQIFRMRARYPNAWAKGGLMLAAALGVFLSRGSLIGLDAGVVLLVAAFVLKLLEMRTRRDALVLIFLGFFVVVTAYLFDDSMLMAFYSLLPVTALLAALIGLQQSSLAAQPWPTARLAGGLLLQALPVMLLLFVFFPRMGPLWSLPVPNDKATTGLSDSMVPADIADLSRSAALAFRASFNGETPPRSELYWRALTLDRFDGRRWSQSNYAEFGPGAQWQKRGEALSYSIVMQPSSQRWLFALDVAETTLEQTRQMSDFRLQRRQPVDRSLIYQATSWPQALREPQPPRETLRRALQLPDQGEPRSRAWAEQLKREYAQPEQLVQALLSHFNREPFAYTLRPPVLGQNNVDDFLFETRSGFCAHYAGAMTYVLRAAGIPARVVAGYQGGEYNPAGNYVQVRQFDAHAWVEYWQEGRGWVSVDPTFQVAPERVEMGLEEALAGEQSFLEDSPFSPLRYRNLSWLNELRLAWDNINYGWQRWVLGYQSQQQLEFLQRWLGRVDAQALVIGLVGGGALLLGLLSLWLFKPWQRERDVQQRLFRRFEGLLARHGVPRRSGEGPRDYAVRASQQLPAQAQAISNFAAAFEAQRYAGQEPSTVQLRLHLKTLRRALPWRFTRLEP
- a CDS encoding DUF58 domain-containing protein; this translates as MIAQLRPRWNRWLARRIPAAASVRLNQRRIFIIPSRVGAAFMLALLLMLLAAINYQNSLAYGLTFLLASVFVVAILHTYRNLAGLILKAGTAPAVFVGEPAGFRVRLESSQRSHQAVSLGWPPADLQTLDVLPQGVSECQLNLPALQRGWLRPGRLRVESRFPLGILVAWSWVDLDQQVLVYPRPLPGDLPLSAGASEDQDEEGSRPHGQGVDDYQGLKTYQPGDSKRRLHWKAYSRGQGLLVKDFASITGRDLYLDFETLAGDVEARLSLLCHWVLQLSERQQPFALSLPGQVLGADSGELHRDACLRALALFGRAP
- a CDS encoding AAA family ATPase; the encoded protein is MRTKLDTCLESINQVVLGKEAQVRLAMTCLLARGHLLIEDLPGMGKTTLSHALAKVLGLSFQRIQFTSDLLPGDILGTSVFDKDTGQFIFHPGPIFAELVLADEINRATPKSQSALLEAMEEGQVTIEGATRPLPEPFFVIATQNPVSQGGTFALPESQLDRFLMRLSLGYPGKAAEKALLLGDSRRSVLPTLPALLDHAELALLQAEVPKVRASDALIDYVLRLVDATRTQPQFAWGLSPRASLALLAAARAWAFLAGRDYVIPEDVQAVLPSVVGHRLRERADPAGHGAGSLVQWLLREVPAL